The DNA window GTTTGAGCTGCCACCAGCTgggagaaataatttatacaaagATAAGTATTTGCATTAGTATGACATGAAAGCAACAACACAATGGTTAAAACAATGGTGCTTACGACTCAAGTATGTAAGGGCCAAAATGTATAAGATATTGAATAATACAAGGAATCCTATAAGGGCTCCAATGGAAATCCAAAACCCTGCATCGGTTGTAAATAAGTCTTTGGATTTAAGAATAGCCTTGCCGACTGTTGGTGCATCAATCGTTGCATCTGTATTTGGCTGTAGAAGAAACAATGCTCATCATTTGTTGAAAAGACATGGCATTAACAATAGTAGGAAATATGAGTTCCCTCTAAATGGGAGAAGagagatataaaaaatgacacaCAAAACTTACAAGTGCCCATCTACTAGCAAGGAATTCATTGACTGATATTGCTTGTTGACTATACATCATAGGAGATGCCCAGTAACCCCAAATCCACCATGGTTTGATGTCATCTGCAATGCCAAATCAAATTGGGAGAgtaaatttagtatctttcataaaaataaatgacaacTGTTGTTTCCGTATTCTTTGTGCTTATGAAATGCAAATGAATTTACATGATAGCATACTTACTTCTTGGTATGAGAAAACCTCCAAAGATGAAGACAATAAGCAACACAAACATACCAAAAGTATTGGCCACAACCATTGTTTTCAGAATAGCACCAAGAAACCGGAACATAGCCATTGCCATTTGGTGAGTAACAAAGAAAGCTATAAACTGACGAAAGAACCTACAATCAATAGATAGAACAACTAATTAATGTAACTTAATTTGTgcatttaatattgaaaattgaagaaaaaactacACAAAGTTGTTACCTTCCTGCAGAGGGTGCAAATCCCATCTCATAGTATGTGAGCACAACCCATACCGCAGCCTCAACAAGAGAAACAGGAATTTTAAGGACAATGTTTGCTAATCCAAAGGTCCATGCAgggaagaacaaaaaatcTCTATGTTTGTAGAACACTGGAAGCTTCTTTATGGTTAGTTGTAGCTCAGCAAAGCCATTGAACAAGATGGTGATCAAACTAAAAGTGAGAGCCCCAAGAAATTTTGTGCTATCAGCGATGGTCCCACTAGGCATCTTTGTCCTAAGGAACACAGTCATGCACATGAAACCAAGGATGATCAATTGGGTGACCttgaaaatatagatgaaGGAGTTACGCTTCATCAACAACCACTCTCTTGACATCACTGCCCTGAGTGATTCCCAACTGGATAGCCCATACTTGGTAGTTGTCAATGCAGCTGGATGTGTTTTAGATTTGTCATAAGCAATTTGCAGTTCCTTCTGCATTTTCTGACCCACATGGAATGATTTGAAACGATCTGCAAACTCTGGGACTGACACATACCGATATTGTTCATGGTCACGGTACCAGTACTGCTGTTGGTCTTTCTTGGAGGTGACCTCTTGAAGGAAGTCAgcaattccttttctttcaggGCACCGAAAACCAGCATTTTCAAAGAATTCCAATATGTTCTCGCGTGGTCCATGATAGACTATATATCCTTCTGATAGTAGAATTATGTCGTCGAAAAGATTGTATGTCTCCGGTGGTGGCTGGAGGAGGGAGATCATCACAGTCTCATTCATCACATGTACCAAATGTCCAATAAACTTTACAATCTCAAATGTGCTAGAGCTATCTAGACCGGTGGATATTTCATCCATGAACAATGCCCGTGCTGGCCCTGTTAACATCTCCCCTGCCACCAAAGAGGTTAAAGAAGTTGTAATCCTAGACAATTACATGGTTAACCTAGAGTAGACAAATggtttgaaatttaattaacaACAAATGATTTCAACCACTACATCTTGTTTAGCGGAAGTAGTGTACAGAGTTTGAACTTTGAATATACGTTttgaatgcatatatatatacctgttGTCACACGCTTCTTTTGTCCACCAGAAATTCCTCTAATCATCTCATCCCCAATAATAATATCAGCACAAATGTCCAAACCAAGTGCCTACATATCAAGGTAAATTGACAAAAGTGAGTCTTTTTTCTATCAGCCTCAGACAAATCCACAGATGTAGCAGAATGACCAGTCTCACCTTCAAAGTAACATCTGTAATGATATTTGTTTGATGCCCTTGCACTGCAGTAGCCTTCATGAAAGCATCAATCTCAGGATCCGGCTTAATGCCTGCATTACGCTCTCTCCTGGCGAGTTCTGCAAGCATGTCATATCTTGCACCAATGCCTAAGCATCTCCGAGAGAAATCCAATGTCTCTCTTACAGTCATCTCTGCATTGTGAAGGTCATACTGACTGACATACGCACTCGTCCTCTCAGGATAGAACTCAGAAAATGTGTGTCCACAGTAAGTGATATCGCCTGAGACCTAAGCAGGTTATAACAGGGTGAATAGGCAGCAAGTGGTAGGAATATAATTCATTAGTAGTATGTAAGAAGTTTGAGATGAAATACCTTGAGGTTTTTATCAAGCTTTCCTGTAAGTGCTCGCATAAGTGTGCTCTTTCCAGAGGATGGAGGTCCAAGAAGAAGTGTCATtctgaagagagaaaaaatagatgaGTTCAatacttactttttttttagaataaaagtATTTGGGAATTACTCtctatggttttttttatttgaagccATTGACTTTTGACTCTATGTGTAAtgattcgtcttatttaaatcttttatgcaaatatgtgaaattataagtcatgtttttaataaacaaaacaaatcataacaaaataattagagtgggtttagtaataaaacaaatcataataaaataattaataattatgtaattattttaataaaaccaatgataaaaataaacttaaaagtcaacgacgtcaaatttagagaaaaaaaaaacgaacagAGTGCTTGAGTAGCATATGGTTGTACCTGGATGGTTTGAGGATGCCACTAACTTGCTGCAATATGTTAATGTTCCTCTTGTTTGAGGAACCAAATCGTCCGATAAGACCCTGTCAcgtttttgaaaaacaaaatcatcatATTCTATCCATCACACTCCCGAAAATTAATTACTTGGCACACAAGATCGCTACAGCCTGCCACCATAATATTTAGGCCAAATATTGCTAGATGGACATGCTTACATACCACTGGGGCAACGTACACGCACACATACACCACACTAATAAACCTATGAGTACTGTATCATCTTACACATGCTCTGCGtttgtattttgaaaaaagaagaagaagaaagagatgCATGAAGACCAGTAGCAAAGCTCATGCCCTTTAATTTGCTCCGTAATGACGTCAAAGGTTAATTGATGAGCTAGCGacacttaggccgcgttcggcatcATCGCTTAGTTAACTAAGCCgccctcgttttccacgcgcacgcttactgaactgctaaatggtgtattttttgtaaaaaattttataggaaagttattttaaaaaatcatattaatctattttatattttttaataattaattaattatgtactaatcaatcactatgttttccgtgccagagcataagttaacttatgcccccTCCCAAATGTGGCCTTACTGGTCCCCGGTACTCCAtctgtattttttgttaagatgacaccgttgattttttcacatgtttgactattttgtcttattaaaataattataaaaatatataaaaatttagctataattaaaatatatttaataataaatctaatcaaaacaaataataattacacatattttttaatatgataaatggtcaaacatacgagactcatctattaaaatagacAAGGAGCAGTATCTAGTTCGCTTAAGCAAAACTACTCCAGATTAGGAATTATATTGATTGGTATTTAAACTCTTGGATCGAGCTAGCGATCGAGTGACACGTCGTACGAGTCAGATACATAGCCGATAGAATATGCATGAACCCTAGATATATAATTAAGGTAGCTGCTGTGCTTTGCTGGAGATTTTTGCAACAACGCCATGTCCCATGTGCAGTGCATTCCTGCAGCTGGATAGCTAGAGATTCTAGAAGATTTTTTCCCCATTTTCTTTTGATGGAGAGGTTCTAGAAGGTTTGACACACATCGAAGGTGTCCATACATCGTTGCTAGCTATGCATGTGCAGGTGACGACATGACTATCCctgaatatttaattaaaaacaaacacaaGACTTGCTGGCTAATGGATATCATTTGAAGTTAGTAGCTAGATGCCATgcatttgattaattaaaaagtaCATGGAGATTATCTTAGTTCGTGTGAGAGTCCAACCATGGGATTGCgcccattaattaattatcaggAGACACGTCAACATCTTGTTTCACCATTCCCACTAAtgaagcaaaaaataaaatggactAAGACAAGGAAAGGAATCTGTTATAGATGTGattgtcttcttttttttatccgaATGGTTGAATGGATGATTGATTTGTAATAATTGTTGGAGGGTACAAACAGATgagttaactattataaaattttaaatattgtaaGGACTGAATTTAAGACGTTTATGGATTTTGGAAGCGTGAatattcatccattcatcCTTTAAGTATAAAGAACGAGGTTGAACagcataaatttaaattcaatgaTGCGACGCACGTCTGCTGCTAACTAATTCTCTCCTTTGCAgtacatatattaattctgTTGCTAACTACTCCGTATTTCTTATTGTACCTAATTAAAATTCTAtctatttagaaaaataaccCAAAATCCTTTCAAGAATATAAGATAACCCTAACGAGTACTACGTAAAGTGGCTTTATCAACCgcaacaaaaaattgaattccgaaatttaaattcagagttatcatttctttttcgtaatcatagtctatttttttagcttgGTTTTTAAACCGCagataattcaaatatgaaaaaattaccCACAAATCCtgcttttatttacttttgttACCAGCCTAATATTTAAGCTCAACCGATCATCAGCTACAGTGTTGTCAACAGAAAGATGTTGACTAACGATGAGATGGCGGCACGATGAACAATCAATCCAATCAACGTGTAATTCACCAGCTCAAGCTgcaggtgtgtgtgtgtgtaccTGGAAGACGTTGGTGGCGGCGTTGGTCAGCGTGGGGAGCGCGCGGCTGCCGACGAACACGTCGGCCTGGATCGACAGCTGCTCGTACCGCACCTCGATCGTCGGGAGCTCGATGCCCACCCTGCATgttcaccgtcgccggccatggccgccattaatttaattacagCAAGGAAGCAGCTCGATCGAACACATGTAGTTATCCATGGCCATGGTGATGTACATGTCTAAGCGGTCCctgaggcggcggaggaaccGCTCGCTGTCGTCCTGGAAGACGCGGTcgaggagggcgcggccgaggttgccggcggcgacctTCTGGATGTCGACGAGCTCCATCTTGCCacctgctgcggcggcggcaaccgccgcgttgccgtcgtcgtggcCGCCGTGGAGGAGGGCGCTCTGGATGACGCCGCGGCGCATGCGGTCGTAGGTGGGGAGCTTCTCCAGCGCCGCCCACCGGAGgttctcctcgtcgtcgtcgtgccccTGCTGCGACTGCGCGCGCCCGAAGGggtcctccgcctccacctgcCGGAACGACTGCGAGATGGAGGAGCCCCAGCTCATG is part of the Oryza brachyantha chromosome 11, ObraRS2, whole genome shotgun sequence genome and encodes:
- the LOC102706147 gene encoding ABC transporter G family member 48, with amino-acid sequence MASAPETTMAVAPSGSRRSMSWGSSISQSFRQVEAEDPFGRAQSQQGHDDDEENLRWAALEKLPTYDRMRRGVIQSALLHGGHDDGNAAVAAAAAGGKMELVDIQKVAAGNLGRALLDRVFQDDSERFLRRLRDRLDMVGIELPTIEVRYEQLSIQADVFVGSRALPTLTNAATNVFQGLIGRFGSSNKRNINILQQVSGILKPSRMTLLLGPPSSGKSTLMRALTGKLDKNLKVSGDITYCGHTFSEFYPERTSAYVSQYDLHNAEMTVRETLDFSRRCLGIGARYDMLAELARRERNAGIKPDPEIDAFMKATAVQGHQTNIITDVTLKALGLDICADIIIGDEMIRGISGGQKKRVTTGEMLTGPARALFMDEISTGLDSSSTFEIVKFIGHLVHVMNETVMISLLQPPPETYNLFDDIILLSEGYIVYHGPRENILEFFENAGFRCPERKGIADFLQEVTSKKDQQQYWYRDHEQYRYVSVPEFADRFKSFHVGQKMQKELQIAYDKSKTHPAALTTTKYGLSSWESLRAVMSREWLLMKRNSFIYIFKVTQLIILGFMCMTVFLRTKMPSGTIADSTKFLGALTFSLITILFNGFAELQLTIKKLPVFYKHRDFLFFPAWTFGLANIVLKIPVSLVEAAVWVVLTYYEMGFAPSAGRFFRQFIAFFVTHQMAMAMFRFLGAILKTMVVANTFGMFVLLIVFIFGGFLIPRNDIKPWWIWGYWASPMMYSQQAISVNEFLASRWALPNTDATIDAPTVGKAILKSKDLFTTDAGFWISIGALIGFLVLFNILYILALTYLSPGGSSNTVVSDEDSENKIDMKAKNEQQMSQIVHNNGADNASATSSIPMNGSRSTNRQIRSQIVLPFQPLSLCFNHVNYYVDMPAEMREQGFTESRLQLLSDISGVFRPGVLTALVGVSGAGKTTLMDVLAGRKTSGAIEGEIILSGYPKKQETFARISGYCEQTDIHSPNVTVYESILYSAWLRLSSDVYTNTRKMFVDEVMSLVELDVLRNAMVGLPGVSGLSTEQRKRLTIAVELVANPSVIFMDEPTSGLDARAAAIVMRTVRNTVNTGRTVVCTIHQPSIDIFESFDELLLLKRGGQVIYAGELGRHSHKLVEYFETIPGVPKITEGYNPATWMLEVTSPIAEARLNVNFAEIYASSELYKKNQELIKELSTPPPGYQDLSFPTKYSQNFYNQWIANFWKQYHSYWKNPPYNAMRYLMTMLNGLVFGTVFWQKGTKISSQQDLSNLLGATYAATFFLGAANCITVQPIVSIERTVFYRERAAGMYSPLSYAFAQACVEVIYNILQGILYTVVIYATIGYEWKVDKFFYFMFFIVASFNYFTLFGMMLVALTPSAMLANILISFVLPLWNLFAGFILVRPLIPIWWRWYYWANPVSWTIYGVVTSQFGKNGDLLSIPGGNSKVVKQFLEENLGMRHSFLGYVVLAHFGYIIVFFFIFGYSIKYLNFQKR